In a single window of the Hoyosella subflava DQS3-9A1 genome:
- a CDS encoding SfnB family sulfur acquisition oxidoreductase: protein MSWDNALPLAAKLADSFRETAWERDRDRILPHAEVEQLSTAGVFALTVPREYGGPDAPASVLAEIIRLLASADPNIAQIPHSHFVYVNFLKAAATDRQKQYFFNQILDGARLANAQSERGGRTIASVATRLERSSTGYVLFGTKYYCTGTLFADWIPVLAVLDEAEYLAFVPTGSPGLSITDDWNGLGQRTTASGTVHLQGVPVDQAWVVPRAAALQASSGYGAFAQLLHAAIDAGVARNALDDAAEFVRAKSRPWFEAGVEEAREDPLTAYRFGEVAVDVAAAESLLATAGNAVDTVLAQPSADNAAEASLAVATAKAAADRASLSATNAVFELSGTRSADASLGLDRHWRNARTHTLHDPVRWKYHHIGRSLLGYAPPHHGVF, encoded by the coding sequence ATGAGCTGGGACAACGCGCTCCCCCTCGCCGCGAAGCTGGCGGACAGTTTCCGGGAAACAGCCTGGGAACGTGACCGCGACCGCATCCTGCCCCACGCCGAAGTCGAGCAACTTTCGACCGCAGGTGTCTTTGCCCTGACCGTGCCGCGCGAATATGGTGGCCCGGACGCACCAGCGTCGGTCCTCGCGGAAATCATTCGGCTGCTGGCGAGCGCCGATCCCAACATAGCTCAGATACCGCATAGCCACTTCGTGTACGTCAACTTCCTGAAAGCCGCCGCCACCGATAGGCAAAAACAGTACTTCTTCAACCAGATACTCGACGGCGCGCGGCTCGCGAATGCGCAGTCGGAACGCGGGGGACGGACGATCGCTTCTGTTGCCACGCGGCTTGAACGGTCGAGCACCGGGTACGTGCTATTTGGCACCAAGTACTACTGCACGGGAACACTTTTCGCTGATTGGATACCCGTGCTCGCGGTGCTTGATGAGGCCGAGTACCTTGCTTTCGTCCCGACGGGGAGTCCTGGCCTCTCCATCACCGACGACTGGAACGGGCTTGGTCAGCGCACCACAGCGAGCGGCACCGTGCACCTGCAAGGGGTTCCGGTGGACCAGGCGTGGGTGGTGCCGCGTGCGGCCGCGCTGCAGGCGTCATCGGGATACGGGGCGTTCGCTCAGCTCCTGCACGCGGCTATCGACGCCGGTGTGGCTAGGAACGCACTCGACGACGCCGCAGAGTTCGTTCGCGCGAAGTCACGGCCCTGGTTCGAGGCCGGTGTGGAGGAAGCCCGCGAGGATCCACTGACCGCGTACCGATTCGGCGAGGTCGCGGTGGACGTCGCCGCTGCCGAATCGCTCCTCGCGACGGCAGGTAACGCCGTCGATACAGTTCTTGCCCAGCCGTCAGCGGACAACGCAGCGGAAGCGTCCCTCGCCGTCGCTACCGCGAAAGCCGCCGCGGATCGCGCATCGCTGTCGGCGACAAACGCCGTGTTCGAACTCAGCGGCACCCGCTCCGCCGACGCGTCACTTGGCCTCGACCGGCATTGGCGCAACGCTCGCACCCACACCCTCCACGACCCGGTGCGCTGGAAATACCACCACATCGGGCGGTCTTTACTCGGGTATGCCCCGCCACACCATGGCGTGTTCTAG
- a CDS encoding LLM class flavin-dependent oxidoreductase, which yields MLHFHWFLPTYGDSRSLIAGGHGTSMHGDRPASLHYLRQITAAAETNGFEAVLTPTGAWCEDAWLTTAMLVEATEHLKFLVAFRPGLISPTLAAQMATTFQRHSGGRLYLNVVTGGEDHEQRAYGDFLDKTARYERCGEFLDVVRKLWQVPQPFSFRGHHISVTDAALGRRPAPVPPVFFGGSSGAAGDVAARHADVYLTWGEPPAAVHQKLEWIRALAAGQGRELEFGIRLHVISRDTSAEAWAVADRLLNALDQLEVERIQQSLARSQSEGQRRMQELHRGRTDDLVVSPNLWAGVGLVRGGAGTALVGSHDEVADRIEEYADLGLNHFVLSGYPHLEEAYWFGEGVLPRLEQRGLWRHPHRLGAVEEATVPFSA from the coding sequence GTGCTGCACTTCCACTGGTTTCTGCCCACCTATGGCGACTCGCGCTCACTCATCGCCGGCGGTCATGGAACCTCGATGCACGGGGATCGACCCGCATCCCTGCATTACCTTCGCCAAATCACCGCCGCAGCTGAAACAAACGGGTTTGAGGCGGTCCTCACGCCCACAGGCGCATGGTGCGAGGACGCCTGGCTCACCACCGCGATGCTCGTCGAAGCCACCGAGCACCTGAAGTTCCTCGTCGCATTCCGACCCGGATTGATCAGCCCCACGCTGGCCGCGCAGATGGCCACAACTTTCCAGCGGCACTCGGGTGGGCGGCTCTACCTCAACGTTGTCACCGGCGGCGAGGACCACGAGCAGCGCGCCTACGGTGACTTCCTCGACAAAACAGCCCGATATGAGCGGTGCGGTGAATTCCTCGACGTCGTGCGCAAGTTATGGCAGGTCCCGCAGCCATTCAGCTTCCGTGGACACCACATTTCGGTGACGGATGCGGCACTGGGCCGACGGCCCGCGCCTGTGCCACCAGTGTTCTTCGGTGGCTCATCCGGTGCCGCAGGCGACGTCGCAGCACGACACGCCGATGTGTACCTCACCTGGGGCGAGCCACCCGCGGCGGTACATCAGAAACTAGAATGGATACGCGCGCTAGCTGCGGGGCAAGGCCGAGAACTGGAATTCGGAATCCGCCTGCACGTCATAAGCCGGGACACCTCAGCAGAAGCCTGGGCTGTCGCGGACCGTCTCCTGAACGCACTCGACCAGCTAGAAGTCGAACGGATCCAGCAGAGTCTCGCGCGCAGCCAGTCTGAGGGGCAGCGGCGCATGCAAGAACTCCACCGCGGTCGGACGGACGACCTCGTAGTCTCCCCCAACCTGTGGGCAGGCGTCGGACTTGTTCGCGGGGGTGCTGGCACAGCGCTCGTCGGTTCACATGACGAGGTGGCTGACCGTATCGAGGAATACGCGGACCTCGGCCTGAACCACTTCGTTCTCTCAGGGTATCCCCATCTCGAGGAGGCGTACTGGTTCGGTGAGGGAGTGCTCCCCCGTTTGGAACAGCGCGGGTTGTGGCGGCACCCGCACCGGTTGGGTGCTGTGGAGGAGGCGACGGTGCCGTTCAGCGCGTAG
- a CDS encoding thymidine phosphorylase, with protein MIHHHDAVSVIRAKRDGHALSDAQIDWVIDAYTRGDVADEQMSALAMAILLRGMNRDEISRWTAAMIASGERMNFSGLGRPTVDKHSTGGIGDKITLPLAPLVAACGAVVPQLAGRGLGYTGGTLDKMEAVPGWRAALSNDELLKQLDSVGAAICAAGAGLAPADKKLYALRDVTGTVESIALIASSIMSKKIAEGTSALVLDVKCGSGAFMTGAEDARELARTMVDLGNDSGVHTVALLTDMDTPLGLTAGNALEVRESVEVLAGGGPPDVVELTLELAREMLSAVGITGVDPADALADGRAMDVWRRMIAAQGGDPAAELPAATETEIVIAPESGVLSRLDALAVGIAAWRLGAGRQRQGEPVQPGSGVQWHAKVGDRVTKGQTLFTLHTDTPERIPASLAALNGSWEIGDSFEPRPLVMDRIG; from the coding sequence ATGATTCACCACCACGACGCTGTATCCGTCATTCGCGCGAAACGCGATGGCCACGCCCTGTCTGATGCTCAAATCGATTGGGTGATCGACGCATACACGCGTGGTGACGTCGCGGACGAACAAATGTCAGCACTCGCGATGGCGATTCTGCTCCGCGGAATGAACCGGGACGAGATTTCACGGTGGACAGCGGCCATGATTGCCTCCGGTGAACGCATGAATTTCAGCGGGCTTGGGCGTCCGACGGTGGACAAGCACTCCACCGGAGGAATCGGCGACAAAATCACCTTGCCGCTCGCACCGCTCGTCGCGGCGTGCGGCGCCGTCGTGCCGCAACTGGCCGGCCGCGGTCTCGGATATACCGGGGGCACACTCGACAAAATGGAGGCGGTGCCTGGCTGGCGCGCGGCACTATCAAACGACGAACTGCTCAAACAACTCGACTCGGTTGGCGCGGCTATCTGCGCGGCGGGGGCTGGGCTCGCCCCAGCTGACAAGAAGCTCTACGCCCTGCGTGACGTCACAGGGACCGTCGAATCGATCGCACTGATCGCTAGTTCGATCATGTCCAAGAAAATCGCCGAAGGAACATCCGCGCTGGTCCTCGACGTAAAATGCGGCTCAGGGGCCTTCATGACGGGCGCGGAAGACGCACGCGAACTCGCTCGCACCATGGTCGACTTGGGTAACGACTCCGGCGTGCACACCGTCGCACTACTCACCGATATGGATACTCCCCTTGGCTTGACAGCCGGTAACGCACTGGAGGTCCGCGAATCAGTGGAAGTTCTCGCAGGCGGCGGCCCGCCAGATGTCGTCGAGCTGACGCTCGAACTGGCGCGGGAAATGCTGTCGGCAGTTGGGATCACCGGGGTAGACCCCGCCGATGCCCTCGCAGACGGTCGCGCGATGGACGTCTGGCGCCGAATGATCGCGGCGCAAGGGGGAGATCCTGCTGCCGAATTGCCTGCGGCCACGGAGACCGAGATCGTCATCGCTCCGGAATCCGGTGTGCTCTCCCGGCTCGATGCCTTGGCAGTAGGGATCGCGGCGTGGCGGCTCGGCGCGGGGCGGCAGCGGCAGGGTGAGCCGGTGCAGCCCGGCTCCGGTGTGCAATGGCACGCGAAGGTGGGGGACCGCGTGACAAAGGGGCAAACACTCTTCACCTTGCACACCGACACCCCGGAGCGGATCCCAGCTTCGCTCGCCGCCCTGAACGGCAGCTGGGAGATTGGCGACTCGTTTGAGCCGCGGCCGCTGGTGATGGATCGCATCGGGTGA
- a CDS encoding cytidine deaminase, with product MEEIDWKSLHKRAKEVMRTAYAPYSNFPVGAAAVTTDGRHLSGCNVENLSFGLTLCAECSVVSMLHSTGGGRLRALVCVDSRGEILMPCGRCRQVLYEHGGPDMLISSANGPVPLSALLPAAFGPDDYAAGREQS from the coding sequence ATGGAAGAAATTGACTGGAAAAGCCTGCATAAACGGGCCAAAGAGGTCATGCGTACGGCCTACGCGCCGTACTCGAACTTCCCGGTAGGCGCAGCCGCGGTGACCACCGACGGGAGGCATCTCAGCGGTTGCAATGTGGAAAATCTCTCATTTGGTTTGACACTCTGCGCGGAGTGTTCAGTGGTCTCCATGCTCCACTCCACCGGCGGTGGACGGCTGCGCGCCCTCGTATGCGTCGACAGCCGCGGCGAAATCCTCATGCCCTGCGGACGCTGCCGTCAAGTGCTCTATGAACACGGGGGACCTGACATGTTGATTTCTTCCGCAAACGGGCCGGTCCCGCTCAGTGCGCTTCTCCCCGCAGCCTTTGGGCCCGACGACTACGCCGCAGGAAGGGAACAGTCATGA
- a CDS encoding flavin reductase family protein codes for MTGTAIPVALDPQALRGAFALHPSGVVAVCAIAAGERVGMAVSSFVPVSLEPALVAICIHNTSSTWPKLLCSEELGISVLGAGHAGAARTLASRSSDRFDGVETEPGPAGALFIAGSPMTLQVSVHDIVAAGDHQLVLLAVRDATVRDGHAPLVFHRSELRPLAR; via the coding sequence ATGACCGGCACTGCTATTCCCGTCGCGCTCGACCCACAGGCCCTGCGCGGCGCCTTCGCATTGCACCCAAGCGGGGTGGTTGCGGTGTGTGCGATCGCTGCGGGCGAACGCGTGGGCATGGCAGTCAGCAGCTTTGTCCCCGTGTCACTTGAGCCGGCACTCGTCGCTATCTGCATTCACAACACTTCGTCAACCTGGCCAAAGCTGCTCTGCTCGGAAGAACTCGGCATCAGCGTTCTCGGTGCGGGTCATGCGGGCGCGGCGCGCACACTGGCGAGTAGGTCCAGTGATCGGTTCGATGGGGTGGAAACCGAGCCTGGCCCAGCTGGCGCACTGTTTATCGCTGGCTCACCGATGACCCTGCAGGTGTCGGTGCACGACATTGTCGCCGCCGGTGACCACCAGCTGGTTTTGCTGGCGGTCCGGGACGCCACGGTTCGTGATGGACACGCTCCGCTCGTTTTTCATCGGAGCGAGTTACGGCCGCTTGCCCGATGA
- a CDS encoding NAD(P)H-dependent oxidoreductase has protein sequence MTTVVVVGNPRRNSRTRDAAVSVAEKLTGAPPDAVLELGEIGPALLDGQSEAVQEAVDTVKRAAVVVVASPTYKAAYTGLLKLFLDLLPTGEGLRGKVVIPVMLGGGLAHALVADLVLKPVLVELGATTPAPGLFLLDSSYQSDGRVDEYAERWKDVVTS, from the coding sequence GTGACGACGGTTGTGGTGGTGGGTAACCCGCGGAGGAATTCGCGGACCCGGGACGCGGCCGTTTCTGTCGCCGAGAAACTCACTGGAGCGCCGCCGGACGCAGTGCTAGAACTCGGCGAGATTGGCCCTGCGCTGCTCGACGGGCAAAGCGAGGCAGTGCAAGAAGCCGTTGACACGGTAAAGCGTGCTGCGGTCGTGGTCGTTGCCAGTCCCACGTATAAGGCAGCCTATACGGGCTTACTCAAACTGTTTCTCGATCTCTTACCCACTGGAGAGGGGTTGCGCGGAAAGGTCGTCATCCCCGTAATGCTGGGCGGGGGGCTTGCCCACGCACTCGTGGCTGACTTGGTGCTCAAGCCGGTGCTCGTGGAGTTGGGGGCAACCACGCCAGCGCCCGGTCTGTTTCTCTTGGACAGCTCGTATCAATCTGACGGACGCGTTGACGAGTACGCAGAGAGATGGAAGGACGTGGTGACGTCATGA
- a CDS encoding response regulator → MTNPLSVVIVDDQNLVRHGIRSLLELADIRVIGEASDGAAAIDVIAATNPDVVLLDLRMPRYDGLWTLENLRLRELEVPVLVLTTFNDDTLVLEALRHGAQGYLLKDVTLEQLKTAVHTLAAGGTLIAPSITDRLLRAIRSGPAPTGDTFPPADLTAREVEVLRLVAEGLNNREIAGALHLAEGTVKNHVSTILVKLGARDRTNAVLRALHEGLLR, encoded by the coding sequence ATGACTAACCCGCTGTCGGTCGTAATCGTCGACGACCAGAACCTGGTGCGCCACGGCATTCGCAGCCTTCTGGAACTCGCCGATATCAGGGTGATTGGCGAGGCGAGCGATGGTGCCGCCGCGATTGATGTGATTGCGGCAACTAACCCAGACGTCGTCTTGCTCGACCTGCGAATGCCCAGGTATGACGGCCTCTGGACGCTCGAAAACCTGCGACTGCGCGAACTTGAGGTGCCGGTGCTGGTGCTCACCACCTTCAATGACGACACTCTTGTGCTCGAAGCTCTGCGCCACGGCGCACAGGGTTACCTCCTTAAAGACGTCACACTGGAGCAACTCAAAACCGCGGTTCACACGCTCGCAGCCGGTGGCACGCTCATCGCACCCTCCATCACTGACAGACTGCTGCGCGCAATTCGGTCCGGTCCCGCTCCTACCGGCGACACCTTCCCTCCTGCGGACCTGACCGCGCGGGAGGTAGAAGTCCTGCGGCTCGTCGCAGAGGGTTTGAACAACCGCGAGATCGCAGGGGCGTTGCACCTTGCCGAAGGCACGGTAAAAAACCACGTTTCGACAATCCTGGTCAAGCTCGGGGCCCGCGACCGCACCAACGCCGTACTCCGCGCCCTGCACGAGGGATTACTGCGCTGA
- a CDS encoding sensor histidine kinase, producing MRRVDPETWAGIVLLAVVVGLGAPALIGLVDTAIPRLWWVVAFAAMLGAALAAFAFEHRTGPRHLALGTAVAASWIVVAGAPSLGFLPILLIAMAALSVYTTRLAGTAFIVMLNTLVIGAIAVRYSDSLQEAAIVTGLYLALQAMSVLSSLAITREQQLRRQLTEAHVELRAATALLAESARTSERLRISRDLHDTIGHQLTVLSLELEAARHREGSRAREHVERAQSVARDLLRDVRSTVGELRNGSADLAATLSEIVKDLPGLNISVEVEPAVEVGEDESTALILAVQEIITNTIRHASARELWIEIARDPTGATVLTAADDGRGADSLVLGNGLRGMKERFEEIGGNVRIGGLGAGRGLTITARVPAS from the coding sequence ATGCGCCGTGTGGATCCTGAGACGTGGGCTGGCATCGTATTGCTTGCCGTCGTCGTCGGCCTTGGCGCTCCCGCACTGATCGGACTGGTCGACACCGCTATCCCGCGACTCTGGTGGGTCGTGGCGTTCGCAGCAATGCTCGGAGCCGCCCTCGCTGCGTTCGCGTTCGAACACCGCACGGGCCCTCGGCATCTCGCTCTCGGAACCGCGGTCGCTGCATCGTGGATCGTCGTCGCTGGTGCACCTAGCCTGGGCTTCTTGCCAATCCTGCTGATCGCCATGGCCGCACTCAGTGTGTACACGACGCGACTTGCGGGCACGGCGTTCATCGTGATGCTGAACACGCTGGTGATTGGGGCAATCGCAGTCCGCTACAGCGACTCACTGCAGGAAGCTGCCATCGTTACTGGCCTCTACCTGGCACTGCAAGCCATGTCAGTGCTGTCGTCGCTCGCCATCACCCGTGAGCAGCAGTTACGGCGCCAGTTGACGGAAGCGCACGTCGAGCTGAGGGCTGCAACCGCACTGCTGGCTGAGTCCGCGCGAACCTCAGAACGGTTACGCATCTCCAGGGATCTGCATGACACCATCGGCCATCAGCTCACCGTCCTCAGCCTGGAACTCGAAGCGGCGCGGCACCGTGAGGGCAGTCGCGCGCGCGAACACGTCGAGCGAGCACAGTCCGTCGCACGCGATCTCCTCCGCGACGTCCGCAGCACCGTAGGCGAGCTGCGAAACGGCTCCGCCGATCTCGCAGCGACCCTCAGCGAGATCGTGAAAGACCTGCCCGGATTGAATATTTCTGTGGAGGTCGAACCCGCCGTCGAGGTGGGAGAAGACGAGAGCACAGCACTGATTCTGGCGGTGCAGGAGATCATCACCAACACGATCCGGCACGCGAGCGCACGCGAGCTGTGGATCGAGATCGCCCGCGACCCCACCGGTGCAACCGTTCTGACCGCTGCCGATGACGGCCGCGGCGCAGACAGCCTGGTGCTGGGCAATGGTTTGCGCGGAATGAAGGAAAGGTTCGAAGAGATTGGCGGCAACGTGCGCATCGGCGGACTCGGCGCGGGGCGCGGCCTCACCATCACGGCCCGGGTTCCCGCCTCATGA
- a CDS encoding NAD(P)-dependent oxidoreductase has product MPSTAPSVTVIGLGPMGQAITQALLNAGTAVTVWNRTPRKADGMAALGAKRAETVAEALDANDVAILSLTHYQAMYDVLSHAAGHLSGKTIVNLSSDSPQKTRAGARWVLDHGGSFLTGAFMSQGDDITHPLSYVFYSGPDEVFRAVMDLLIPLSPAEYLGADYGLAQLYYQGLLTIFHPFVLAYEQALATIGQSGGDVDRFTPYARRFMDSIKDFMDYFTAEAKNGGWGDVASLRMMHAGAQHVIDTSNDAGVAPPLTHTVQDVYARAIAASTEARPVRSYELISEVELSSGKRP; this is encoded by the coding sequence ATGCCTAGTACCGCTCCATCTGTCACCGTCATCGGCCTCGGACCGATGGGCCAGGCGATCACGCAAGCACTGCTCAACGCGGGCACCGCCGTTACCGTGTGGAACCGCACACCCCGCAAGGCAGACGGAATGGCAGCCCTCGGCGCGAAACGTGCCGAGACGGTCGCCGAAGCGCTCGACGCGAACGACGTGGCAATCCTCAGCCTTACCCACTACCAGGCGATGTACGACGTCTTAAGCCACGCGGCCGGGCATCTCTCCGGCAAGACCATCGTCAACCTGAGCTCAGATTCACCGCAGAAGACGCGCGCGGGAGCCCGATGGGTGCTCGACCACGGCGGCTCCTTCTTGACGGGCGCGTTCATGTCACAGGGCGACGACATTACCCATCCGCTCTCCTATGTCTTCTACAGCGGGCCTGACGAGGTTTTCCGCGCCGTGATGGACCTGCTGATTCCCTTGAGCCCAGCTGAATATCTCGGTGCGGACTATGGTCTGGCACAGCTGTATTACCAGGGACTTCTGACGATCTTTCACCCTTTCGTGCTGGCGTATGAGCAGGCTCTTGCCACCATCGGACAATCTGGTGGCGACGTCGACCGATTCACCCCTTACGCGCGCAGATTCATGGACTCGATTAAGGACTTCATGGACTACTTCACGGCCGAGGCGAAGAACGGCGGCTGGGGTGACGTTGCGAGCCTCAGGATGATGCATGCTGGAGCGCAACACGTCATCGATACCAGTAACGACGCTGGCGTAGCACCACCACTCACCCACACTGTGCAAGACGTGTATGCCCGCGCCATCGCGGCGAGCACGGAAGCACGGCCGGTGCGGTCCTACGAACTGATCAGCGAGGTCGAGTTGTCATCGGGCAAGCGGCCGTAA
- the sfnG gene encoding dimethylsulfone monooxygenase SfnG has product MTTENVSDHIKFAYWVPNVSGGLVTSDIEQRTSWDYEYNAKLARTAENNGFDYALSQVRYEASYGAEFQHESTSFSLALLLATERLKVIAAVHPGLWQPAVLAKFGATADQLSGGRFAVNVVSGWFKDEFTHLGEPWLEHDERYRRSAEFLQVLRKIWTEDNVDFRGDFYRIHDFTLKPKPLNSADRPNPELFQGGNSSAARFNGGHFADWYFSNGKDFDGVTDQLNDIRSHARKANREVKFGLNGFIIARDTEKEAQDTLREIIDKANRPAVEGFRSAVQQAGASTSDKRGMWADSTFDDLVQYNDGFRTKLIGTPEQIAERIAAYRRRGVDLILGGFLHFQEEIEYFGANVLPLVREIEQADRERELLSA; this is encoded by the coding sequence ATGACAACTGAGAATGTGTCCGACCACATCAAGTTCGCCTATTGGGTGCCGAACGTCAGTGGCGGTTTGGTGACAAGTGATATCGAACAGCGCACCAGCTGGGACTATGAGTACAACGCGAAACTCGCGCGCACCGCAGAGAACAATGGATTCGATTACGCGCTCAGCCAAGTTCGGTATGAGGCCAGCTACGGCGCTGAGTTCCAGCACGAGTCAACGTCATTCAGCCTCGCCCTGCTTCTGGCGACTGAGCGACTCAAAGTCATCGCCGCAGTGCACCCAGGACTGTGGCAGCCTGCGGTGCTCGCAAAGTTCGGAGCAACCGCTGACCAATTGTCCGGCGGACGTTTCGCGGTCAACGTCGTGAGCGGCTGGTTCAAAGACGAGTTCACCCACCTAGGCGAGCCCTGGCTTGAACATGACGAGCGCTACCGCCGCAGCGCCGAGTTCCTCCAGGTGCTGCGCAAAATTTGGACCGAAGACAACGTGGATTTCCGGGGCGACTTCTACCGGATTCACGATTTCACACTAAAACCCAAGCCGCTGAACTCCGCCGACCGGCCGAACCCCGAACTCTTCCAGGGCGGCAACTCCTCCGCTGCACGCTTCAACGGCGGCCACTTCGCCGATTGGTACTTCTCCAACGGAAAAGACTTCGACGGCGTCACCGATCAACTGAATGACATTCGCAGCCACGCACGCAAGGCGAACCGAGAGGTCAAGTTCGGTCTCAACGGATTCATCATCGCTCGCGATACCGAAAAGGAAGCGCAAGACACCCTGCGCGAAATTATTGATAAAGCTAATAGACCCGCGGTCGAGGGGTTCCGGAGCGCTGTCCAGCAGGCGGGCGCTTCGACCTCCGACAAACGCGGAATGTGGGCCGACTCCACGTTCGACGACCTCGTCCAGTACAACGACGGCTTCCGCACGAAGCTCATCGGTACTCCCGAACAGATCGCCGAGCGCATCGCCGCATACCGCCGCCGTGGCGTCGACCTCATCCTCGGTGGATTCCTGCATTTCCAGGAAGAGATCGAGTACTTTGGCGCCAACGTGCTGCCGCTCGTGCGTGAGATCGAGCAAGCTGATCGGGAACGAGAGTTGTTGTCCGCATGA